Proteins encoded within one genomic window of Cucumis sativus cultivar 9930 chromosome 3, Cucumber_9930_V3, whole genome shotgun sequence:
- the LOC101214383 gene encoding auxin transporter-like protein 2 codes for MLPQKQAEEAIVPNVNETEHEGKEEDKESQSIFSVKNILWHGGSAWDAWFSCASNQVAQVLLTLPYSFSQLGMLSGILFQIFYGIMGSWTAYIISVLYIEYRSRKEKENVSFKNHVIQWFEVLDGLLGPYWKAIGLAFNCTFLLFGSVIQLIACASNIYYINDHLDKRTWTYIFGACCATTVFIPSFHNYRLWSFLGLGMTTYTAWYMAIAALVHGQVEGVQHSGPKKLVLYFTGATNILYTFGGHAVTVEIMHAMWKPQKFKYIYLMATLYVFTLTLPSATAVYWAFGDELLNHSNAFSLLPKSRFRDAAVILMLIHQFITFGFACTPLYFVWEKVIGMHDTKSICLRAIARLPVVIPIWFLAIIFPFFGPINSAVGALLVSFTVYIIPAMAHMLTYRKASARQNAAEKPPFFIPSWVGMYALNTFVVAWVLVVGFGFGGWASMTNFVRQVDTFGLFAKCYQCKGPPLPAMAPIAHH; via the exons ATGTTGCCTCAGAAACAAGCAGAGGAAGCTATAGTTCCTAATGTGAACGAAACAGAGcatgaaggaaaagaagaagataaagaatCTCAGTCTATTTTCAGTGTAAAAAACATCCTCTGGCATGGTGGCTCTGCTTGGGATGCTTGGTTCAGTTGCGCTTCTAATCAa GTTGCTCAGGTTCTGTTAACTCTGCCATATTCATTTTCTCAGCTGGGAATGCTCTCTGGGAtcttgtttcaaattttctatggAATCATGGGAAGTTGGACTGCTTATATAATCAGTGTACTGTACATTGAATACAGAAGTaggaaggagaaagagaatgTGAGCTTCAAAAACCATGTGATTCAATGGTTTGAAGTTCTTGATGGCTTATTGGGTCCTTATTGGAAAGCCATTGGACTTGCATTTAACTGTACCTTCCTCTTGTTTGGATCAGTCATTCAACTTATTGCTTGTGCAAG CAATATTTATTACATCAATGATCATTTGGACAAGAGAACATGGACTTATATTTTTGGAGCTTGTTGTGCTACCACTGTTTTCATCCCTTCTTTCCATAACTACCGGCTTTGGTCCTTTTTGGGGCTTGGGATGACCACTTACACTGCTTGGTACATGGCCATCGCCGCTCTTGTCCACGGCCAG gttGAGGGTGTCCAACACTCTGGCCCTAAGAAATTGGTTCTGTACTTCACCGGCGCCACTAACATTCTTTACACATTCGGAGGCCATGCTGTGACTGT TGAAATTATGCACGCTATGTGGAAGCCACAGAAATTCAAATACATCTATTTGATGGCTACCTTATACGTTTTCACCTTAACGCTTCCGTCAGCCACCGCCGTATACTGGGCTTTCGGAGATGAGCTTCTAAACCATTCCAACGCCTTCTCCCTTCTCCCAAAATCCCGCTTCCGTGACGCCGCCGTCATCCTCATGCTTATTCACCAG TTCATTACGTTTGGGTTTGCTTGTACGCCGTTGTACTTTGTGTGGGAGAAAGTGATTGGAATGCATGATACGAAGAGCATTTGTTTAAGGGCTATTGCGAGGTTACCGGTGGTGATtccaatttggtttttggcaATCATTTTCCCGTTCTTTGGGCCAATAAATTCGGCGGTGGGAGCTTTGTTGGTGAGTTTCACAGTATATATTATCCCTGCTATGGCTCATATGCTGACTTACAGAAAGGCCTCTGCTCGTCAG AACGCTGCGGAGAAGCCTCCGTTCTTCATCCCGAGCTGGGTTGGAATGTATGCATTGAACACGTTTGTGGTGGCGTGGGTTCTTGTGGTTGGGTTTGGGTTTGGAGGATGGGCTAGTATGACGAACTTTGTTAGGCAAGTTGACACCTTCGGACTTTTTGCAAAGTGCTATCAATGCAAGGGTCCACCGTTACCTGCGATGGCTCCTATTGCTCATCATTAA